Proteins from one Panicum virgatum strain AP13 chromosome 7K, P.virgatum_v5, whole genome shotgun sequence genomic window:
- the LOC120639618 gene encoding uncharacterized protein LOC120639618: MGSNSIHGKHKRKAPFEVGKMDKHIVHGDEVGYDDGSCDDNHGTSEDVFSCEDDSVDKMDEGEEIEKPATVKRVAKNAFKTTCDRKAKIAMPYGQKTVVAAFGNVYSRGCATRAKRKDTRPMRISSGD; the protein is encoded by the exons ATGGGCAGCAATAGTATCCATG GGAAACACAAGCGAAAGGCTCCTTTTGAGGTTGGTAAAATGGACAAGCACATTGTTCATGGTGATGAGGTTGGGTATGATGACGGCTCATGTGATGACAACCAT GGCACGAGTGAGGATGTGTTCAGTTGTGAAGATGATTCTGTTGACAAAATGGATGAAGGGGAGGAAATTGAAAAG CCTGCGACTGTCAAAAGGGTGGCTAAGAATGCCTTTAAGACAACTTGTGATAGGAAAGCAAAGATTGCAATGCCATATGGGCAGAAAACAG TTGTTGCAGCCTTCGGCAATGTGTACAGCCGTGGGTGTGCAACACGAGCAAAAAGGAAGGACACGAGGCCAATGAGGATCAGCTCTGGTGACTAG